A DNA window from Pseudomonas sp. GD03919 contains the following coding sequences:
- the nqrM gene encoding (Na+)-NQR maturation NqrM — MTFLVVFLTMILVVGMMAVGVIMGRKPIAGSCGGIANLGIEKECSICGGSREKCEEVNRDKSEAPNTDLAYDASKR; from the coding sequence ATGACGTTTCTGGTGGTATTTCTGACCATGATCCTGGTCGTCGGCATGATGGCCGTTGGCGTGATCATGGGGCGCAAACCCATCGCCGGTTCCTGCGGTGGCATCGCCAACCTGGGTATCGAGAAGGAGTGCTCGATCTGTGGCGGTAGCCGTGAGAAGTGCGAAGAGGTCAATCGCGACAAGAGCGAAGCGCCCAACACCGACCTGGCTTACGACGCGAGCAAGCGCTAA
- the sthA gene encoding Si-specific NAD(P)(+) transhydrogenase, translating to MAVYNYDVVVLGSGPAGEGAAMNAAKAGRKVAVVDNRPLVGGNCTHLGTIPSKALRHSVRQIMQFNTNPMFRQIGEPRWFSFPDVLKSAEKVIAKQVTSRTGYYARNRIDTYFGTASFADEQTVEVVCLNGVVEKLVAKQIVIATGSRPYRPADVDFRHPRIYDSDTILSLGHTPRRLIIYGAGVIGCEYASIFSGLGVLVDLIDNRDQLLSFLDSEISDALSYHLRNNNVLIRHNEEYERIEGVENGVVLHLKSGKKIKADALLWCNGRTGNTDQLGLENIGIAVNSRGQIQVDEYYRTEVSNIYAAGDVIGWPSLASAAADQGRSAAGSIVENGSWRFVDDVPTGIYTIPEISSIGKTERELTQAKVPYEVGKAFFKGMARAQISVEPVGMLKILFHRETLEVLGVHCFGYQASEIVHIGQAIMNQKGEANSIKYFINTTFNYPTMAEAYRVAAFDGLNRLF from the coding sequence ATGGCGGTCTACAACTACGATGTGGTGGTGCTTGGCTCCGGCCCGGCGGGCGAGGGCGCGGCGATGAACGCGGCCAAGGCCGGGCGCAAGGTGGCCGTGGTGGACAACCGTCCGCTGGTCGGCGGCAACTGCACCCACCTGGGCACCATTCCGTCCAAGGCGCTGCGCCACTCGGTGCGGCAGATCATGCAGTTCAACACCAATCCGATGTTCCGCCAGATCGGCGAGCCACGCTGGTTTTCCTTCCCCGATGTGTTGAAAAGCGCGGAGAAGGTGATCGCCAAGCAGGTCACTTCGCGTACCGGCTACTACGCGCGTAACCGCATCGACACCTATTTCGGCACCGCCAGCTTCGCTGACGAGCAGACGGTCGAAGTGGTCTGCCTCAATGGCGTGGTGGAAAAGCTGGTGGCCAAGCAGATCGTCATCGCCACCGGTTCGCGTCCGTACCGCCCGGCCGATGTCGATTTCCGCCACCCGCGTATCTACGATAGCGACACCATTCTCAGCCTGGGTCACACACCGCGTCGTCTGATCATCTACGGAGCGGGGGTGATCGGTTGCGAGTACGCCTCGATCTTCAGTGGCCTGGGTGTGCTGGTCGACTTGATCGACAACCGCGATCAGTTGCTCAGCTTCCTCGACTCGGAAATTTCCGATGCGCTTTCCTACCACCTGCGCAACAACAACGTGCTGATTCGTCACAACGAAGAATACGAGCGCATCGAGGGCGTGGAAAACGGCGTGGTGCTGCACCTGAAATCGGGCAAGAAGATCAAGGCCGACGCCCTGCTGTGGTGTAACGGCCGCACGGGCAATACCGATCAGTTGGGGCTGGAGAACATTGGTATCGCGGTCAATAGCCGCGGGCAGATCCAGGTCGACGAGTACTATCGCACCGAGGTAAGCAATATCTACGCCGCCGGTGACGTGATCGGTTGGCCGAGCCTGGCCAGCGCCGCGGCTGACCAGGGCCGTTCCGCGGCCGGCAGCATCGTCGAAAACGGCAGCTGGCGTTTCGTCGATGACGTGCCGACCGGCATCTACACCATTCCGGAGATCAGCTCGATCGGCAAGACCGAGCGTGAACTGACCCAGGCCAAGGTGCCCTATGAAGTGGGCAAGGCCTTCTTCAAGGGCATGGCCCGTGCGCAGATCTCGGTCGAGCCGGTTGGGATGCTGAAGATTCTCTTCCATCGTGAAACCCTGGAAGTGCTGGGCGTGCACTGCTTCGGCTATCAGGCTTCGGAGATCGTCCACATCGGTCAGGCGATCATGAACCAGAAGGGCGAAGCCAACAGCATCAAATACTTCATCAACACCACCTTCAACTACCCGACCATGGCCGAGGCCTATCGGGTTGCCGCGTTCGACGGCCTCAACCGGCTTTTTTGA
- a CDS encoding glycerophosphodiester phosphodiesterase: MTLIYGHRGAKGEAPENTLASFQRCLEHGVNRCELDLHLSRDGELMVIHDPTLKRTTGLRGKVVEHDAAELIKYDARKGGPGWIRPCPIPRLQDLFEQCQFEHWQLEVKSASKVRAARTVLAIAELVERFGLREQITITSSSREVLKAARELTPQLQLGLVAEYAWLDPLKVAAHYQCHLLALNWTLCTPERLLKAQNQGLHVSVWTVNEPALMRRLADFGVDSLITDFPGIAVQTLRR; encoded by the coding sequence GTGACCCTTATCTACGGCCATCGCGGCGCCAAAGGCGAAGCCCCGGAAAACACCCTCGCCAGCTTCCAGCGTTGCCTGGAGCACGGCGTCAATCGCTGCGAGCTGGATCTGCACCTGTCGCGCGACGGCGAACTGATGGTGATTCACGACCCAACCCTCAAGCGCACCACTGGATTGCGCGGCAAGGTGGTCGAACACGATGCAGCCGAGCTGATCAAGTACGACGCGCGCAAGGGTGGCCCGGGCTGGATAAGGCCCTGCCCCATTCCGCGCCTGCAGGACCTGTTCGAGCAGTGCCAGTTCGAGCACTGGCAGCTGGAAGTTAAAAGCGCCTCGAAAGTGCGCGCCGCACGCACCGTGCTGGCCATTGCCGAACTGGTCGAGCGCTTCGGTCTGCGCGAGCAGATCACCATCACCTCCAGCTCGCGCGAAGTGCTCAAGGCCGCACGCGAGCTGACCCCGCAATTGCAACTGGGCCTGGTGGCCGAGTACGCCTGGCTCGACCCGTTGAAAGTGGCAGCGCACTACCAGTGCCATCTACTCGCATTGAACTGGACACTGTGCACCCCGGAGCGTCTGCTAAAGGCGCAGAACCAGGGGCTGCATGTCTCGGTCTGGACGGTCAACGAGCCGGCGCTGATGCGCCGCCTGGCCGACTTTGGTGTCGACAGCCTCATCACCGACTTCCCCGGCATCGCGGTGCAGACGCTGCGCCGCTGA